A window from Mycolicibacterium tokaiense encodes these proteins:
- a CDS encoding SRPBCC family protein, with amino-acid sequence MPLVSKTVEVAAEESVILGIVADFEAYPQWNEEVKGCWILHRYPDGRPSQLRLDASVQGNDGTYIQAVYYPQPNQIQTVMQQGDHFSKQDQLFSVVGMGSTSLLTVDMDVEVDLGVPVPAMMVKKVVNEALDHLANNLKNRAEQLSN; translated from the coding sequence ATGCCGCTGGTGAGCAAGACGGTCGAGGTCGCGGCCGAGGAGTCCGTGATCCTGGGCATCGTGGCCGATTTCGAGGCCTATCCCCAATGGAACGAAGAGGTGAAGGGCTGCTGGATCCTGCACCGGTACCCGGACGGCCGGCCCAGCCAGCTGCGCCTGGACGCCTCCGTCCAGGGCAATGACGGCACCTACATCCAGGCCGTCTACTACCCGCAGCCCAACCAGATCCAGACCGTGATGCAGCAGGGTGATCACTTCTCCAAGCAGGATCAGCTGTTCTCCGTCGTCGGCATGGGTTCGACGTCGCTGCTCACCGTCGACATGGACGTCGAGGTGGACCTCGGGGTTCCGGTGCCGGCCATGATGGTGAAAAAGGTCGTCAACGAGGCGCTCGACCACCTGGCGAACAACCTGAAGAACCGCGCGGAGCAGCTGAGTAACTAG